A window of Daucus carota subsp. sativus chromosome 2, DH1 v3.0, whole genome shotgun sequence genomic DNA:
GAACTGTTTGTATTTGTGATGGGAagctctttttttttgttgatctATTGCAAAATTGTGATGTATTCTAAATATACTTGTATATTGTGGCAGGCTTTGCACAAGGGTGGATGTGAAGTAATTCAATTGGTGGTCTGTAGGCTGCTTCAACATCTTGAACTGAATATTCTGATGGTTTGTAttagtaaattttttataattgagTAGGTATCCTTTATGTGAAGTTTCCTTTTAGCACAATATGACAGGGATGTATCTTTTGGCAGAAACTCCTCAACTGAAATTAAGTGCGGCATGTTTTGTGACCTTTAGTTCTGTGATGTTAATGGTAGTGAGTATATATGGGGTCTGCAGTAACACCCCATATCTCCTctatctctctttctctccgCTCCTCTTTATCTAAAGCAACTAATGTTAGATTTTTCATATAGCTGGTCATGAACTAGCAATTtactattatatataaagttaaaTGGTTGACCCCTCTGCTCTTGACTCTCAAATACACACACTTCCAAAGTACATTAGAAAATTCTGGGTTCATTGTTATTATTCTTGTTGGTAGTTTATAAAATCTATTGTGACAAGTTCTCTTATATGGTTGGTTCTGGGTTTAAAGAATTTTATATGTGGATCCTAAAGTGATGTCTTCAATTTTTAGATATCTGTTTAGTACAATATTGTCCTGATACCTCGTAGAAATCGGGATCTGGGATCCTTGAATATTGTACTTGGATTGAATTTATTTGTCATCGACTGGAGTATATGTGAGGTgaattcaacttttttttttccccagTCTCACTTGGTAAcattcattattatttataattttgattttgattatcactatgtttaaaaaaaattgaaacaagaTTTTTCTGTAATTAATTTAAGTTATTTTGGGTGATATTCTTGAAAAGAATTCTAAAGTCCGGGAAAGACTTATATTTGTAACTTGTCTCAAAATTCGTCTACCCACTTCTGGATTCGATGAGATCTGTGGGGAgaagtttattttctttttcctctTCAGGTGCACACAGCTTTTTcgtgtatttttttttgctaattaaattttgtattaaaaaaaaatacatttctaCTTGGTACAAAACTTCTTTTGCTCAACTGTTTTGTAGATCCCATATTCGTTACTTAAATTTAtgaacttttttaagttacttaTTGTAGACATGACAATCtttcaacaaaaaaagaaaaacattttTAATTGGCATAAAAATACtcttttatttacaaaagaaaaaaggcAACGATCATGAAAAATGCACTGTACGGTACTCTCTCTGTTCCAACCATTTCTTTATGCTTTGTGCTCAACTTATTCGATAACAAATGGGGGaggtactccctctgttccaaCCATTTCTTTATGCTCCGTGCCCAACTTATTCGATAACAAATGGGGGAGAGACGGAGGAAGTAGTATCACTGTGAGGGAGTAATTGGTACCACTGTAGCAATAAGAACTATAAGTTCATTTTTATGATCACACGTCCGGGCTTAAATTTTGCTTCCGAATACGAGAGAGAagccaataaaataaaattttgaagttaTATTCTGAATCATGCTCGCGAGCTTTATCAggagaagagaagagaaaatACTCAGTAATTTTCTCCCCACTCATTCTAGCAATAGGATGATTTAGAGAATAGTTATGACACGTTACTTTTCCTTCAGAATTTTCTCCCCGTTTCAATAATAAACTCGGGAGCATACTAGAAATAGTTTTTACAttctttttatttctcgtgtcaCCTTTTCATCAGCCAAAAACTCTGGAGTACAGtataaaatgaaaattcagTGCAAGCTATTAAATTACCCTTCCCTTTAGGCACGAATTCTCACCCCTCTTACATTTACAGATAATATAGTTCATATAATAAGAATTATAATGATTTTGTAGTTACTTGACTAATCTATACCCTAATGAATAACATCCCATTCGTACCCGAAAACTGAAGCCAGCCTTCCTTCTACCTTCGACCACAAGCATACTGCCcgtcaaacaggaagacctttgTCACATTCCTCCCGTTCTTCTTTTTGACCACTCTATAAGCTTTCCTTGACcaattatcaagcaaattaggcTACCAGCTTCACAAACCCTGGTGAGGAGAACTTGCATATCAGAAGGAGCGTCCTCTGTAGAGTGATGGTGCATATCAAAATGCATTGGAACTTGAAACAAGCACCAGTAAGTGCATATCAACTCTCTTCATCATATTTGCCTCCAATTAAGGATTCTTCGTGCTTGTAGAAGTATTCAGCAGAAAATTAACTGTTGCCTTGTATTAGTTGTATATATATTCAGTTCGGTAATGTGTTCAGTTTAACTTATTTCATATACATCAACCAGGCCGTCCCTTTGATCTTCTACGCTTACCAAGAAGCTTCAGCATGTTGTCAGTGACATCAAGCGGAGAATTATCTTCTTCATCGGGTTTGTCAGAAGTGTGCGTCAACCAGGCTAGTGCTTCTATAGCCGCATCTCTCTCTGCAAGTTGTTTGTTTTTCTTGGGCTTGCCAACAAACTGCATACCCTTAAACTCTACCAGAGCCCTAAATTCATTAGTTTTTAGATGTTTTGTTTTGTACTTCGGAGGAGAGTGCCCAGCCCTCATCAGAAGAGTCTGAAGCAGGCTCTTTGGATTTGCCCCATCTCTTGTAAACCTATCACTGTCGCTACACTCCTTAGGCTTCTTGCAATCACGGCCAAATACAAATCTCCCTTCACATTGATCTCCAGACACCAGCTCCTGAACAGCAAGCATCAGGTACTTGCCTTCTTTATGGATATCAAGACCAGGATCTTTTAGCTGCACAATGCCGCAATCACATTAGTGCTCAATCTAACAGTCAAACTGACAATAATGCTCAGCAAACTCTTTATCAAGTGGGCCTAAGACATCAAAAAtagaaaaagggaaaaaaagaCGTCTTTAACCTACACTAAACAGAAACTAACATGGAACACCAGAAGAAAGTGGAGCCCCTATCACTACATAGTTCTATCAAGTAATGTGCCTAAATTCCTCCAAAGcagaatcaaaaaaaaaaaaaaaaaaagcactagtttctaaataaaactaaaaagaaaGTATCACTAAGAAAGCAACTACCATCAAATGCTAAGAAGCATcgtttttgtatttttaaatattacttGCTCCAAATTCTCTGAAATATTTAAGAGTATATGTTTCATAATTTTCATCTAAGCAATGGCCATAAAAAAACAAGGGGTACCAACTGATTCTGCTCGTCTTTCGAAAGCCCCATTACAAGTATAGTATATGTTTGGCAAATAAGTGTATTAACTTACCTTTATAAAAGTTCATAtcatcaatatatcaatatctatattatgttttcagttttactaatttataatttacagaactaaaataataacttaaagtttatattttaactcaTCCTTAGTTAATTTACAGTCAAAAGCAATTATTTATAAGTGACAAATTTTGGGCCTGGATCCCTAACTAAATATTATAACAGTCAATTATAGTTACTTTTGGGTTGACAATCACTACAAACACACCTTCTTTTGAAGTAGATTATCAAGTTCCTGCTTCAGCTTCACGTAGCACTCTGCCATACTGGGATCCATAAAGAAATCAATATATCCTTCCAACATTTTCAGATGTCCGGCCTACCAAAAGAAATGGAGAAGAAAAAAGATAAAGGATAAAATTTCAGGATCTAATGCTCCTCTGTTAATGGGCTAAGTTGACACAGAGAGCCAACATCATCAGGAATTACCTGGACTCCATGGTGTAGATTACCACCAAAAAGGATCAGAATAGAATCAGAAACACCAGTTGAATCACGTAACAGTACAGTATTAACCTTCACCTTCTCTGCAAAGACCAACCACGGATATGGAATTGTCTGGTAGCGTGCATTCACAGAATTCTGAAATAATATCATTACTAATGAGAGCTAAAGTATCATTACTAATGAGAGCTAAAGTAATGACATCTATCATGCATTGATTGTacttaattttttgtattttattgtCAGAAATATTTAGTTGAGAGGTTTCACTTGCTGATCAaagaatatataaacaaaagtcACATAACTCGGTAAGCATTTTAATTTCGTGGTACATATTCAGAAAACTAAAGAAATGGTAAAGGCTAGTACGTAAAACACAAACCCATCTCCacattcaaaattattgattcccaATCATACCCTTGTTATTTTACTTTACCTCAATTTAAAATTGCCTGACATATGTACCAAGATTTTAAGAAAATTGTATTAAGGTTTTCAATTAGGGAAAAAAAATACCATTATATTAGCAATGACAATTTCTTACTatatagaaaagaaaataaagaaattgcAGCCCCATTGACTAAGAGGGGTGCGGGAGCAGCAGGTACATGATACTGTAATTGTCTCACAAACTACCATCAAAGATGTGATTAATGATCTAGTAGCCATtgacttaaaaaaataaaactagaTTAGAAAGATACAAAGGACAATAACATgtggaaagaaggaaaaagctggagGTTAACATCAGCAAATATGCCAATTACTAGAATACAATATAAGTAAATAGTTCAGTCAGTTTTTAGTATCATTTGAGGGCACTGCCACCTTGGTCAATTTTTAGTTAATACTGCATATATCAATTGACCTGGTGTAATAACTAGCATTACTACACTTTCCAGAAATCATATAGCAATCCATCAGTTCCATTTATTCAGTGCTTCACTCTTGGTGAACAATCCTAAAATATTGTCTGATGTGTAGCCTGTACAGGAAAGTATATGCAGTATGCTAAATACCCAAATCCacccacacacacaaaaaaaaacattcaaGCTACCTGAATGTGCATTACATTCATGTcataatttcaaaaaagaaaatcaataatCAAAAGCAACCCATTTCTAAGATAATCCTACAAGCACCAAATAGTTAAAGTAATACAGATATATTTTATGCTATGAGTTTGCATCGTAAAAATCAGAGATAAAAAATGTGCATCACAAAGTTTTGTCGAAAAAGAATTTAATCAAGACAAAACCTTAACTTGTGCACTCACAATTGACTCTTCTTGATAATAGGATATGCATGAATGGATCATTTTAATGAGATGTGTAGCTAATTAGCGGTTAATTATAAAGGGGTGGCTAGATTATTTGTGGCACTTACCGCATAAAGTAACACCTGACCATCATCCATTGTTTTGAAGGACATTGATGTCTCTCTGTGCTGCAAGTAGAGAAGGATATAACATAATATCTGATACCACAAGTAACTAGATGATATAAACCAAATTCTTTCACCAGTATATATTTCTTACCACCACCGATGCTATTCCAGGAAAAAGGCCAGAACATATAACTGCACGAACAAGTGACTGGTTGTGACTTAATCGGTTGTTAGTACCTGCATCAGCGTCTAGCAGTCCAGCATCTCTTAAGATGAAGTTGAATTGCTTCCTAAGAGAATGGATAGCTTGAAGTGTCTGAGCAGAAAGAAAATTCCTCCAGCAATACTCGTACGCTGATCCTTCTCTTTCAGCATCCTTCCATCCTTCAAATGCACGCACAAGAGCCATGTGATCACTGTAGTCCTTTGCAGAGTATCTGGCTTTTGCAGTTCCTGCTAACTGGAGTGAGAAGATAAtaacatcaaaaaaaaaaaaaaaaaagaattacatAATGCACAGTGTGAGAACACAGCCAAGAATCACCAAGTATCTGTTTAACCCTGGCTGCAGTAGAATCAATTCTGAAGAAGAGGTAGCAGCAATGGGGAGTTATCTCAAAATACTTTTAGGCTCTAGCTAAATATATGAGGATATGAAGGCAtattaaatgaaatttttttttagtgTCATGAATATACAGGCACAATCAGCTCACAGATATATAACAGTGAAGGAAAATTGGGTACAAATCACAACTTTAATATTAGGGAGATGAAAATATAACAAGAAAGCACGATGATAATTGGGAAAAATAAGCTTCAGAAACTCAACTATCCAAAAGTGTCATTAATGATTAAAACAAGGATTTTTAAAGGAGGGGAAATTGTCAACCAAGGTAAAACATTTAGTTATATTCAAAAGTTTCCAACATAACCCAAACCAGATATACTATTGCATCCCACTCGCGTAGCAGAGTCTAGGGAAGGTAAGATGTACGCAAACCTTACTGCTACTCTAAAAGGGTAGAGAGGCTGTTTCTGCAGAGACCACCGGCTTGAATATAAAAAAGCAAAAGCGGTAAAAACAATTTAGCAGCACTGTAGCAGTAACAGTAAAATTTCCCGCCTGGGAGTTCCAAGCACTGGTTGATTGAATAAAGCAAAGCAAAAGTAGCTGCTATcaatcacttataaattttttacaaacTCTAAATTGTGGGTCATATCATTCGGTTTAATGCTTGACCTAATTCTGCATCTCCCACCATTTCTGTTTCTGGATGTAATTCAAGCCCAAGGTGAGCTTGCATTTTACGCTAGAACTAATTATTTATGATGATCTCACCTGCTATATAATAGCACTTTACCAATGAGCATACTGAAGAGGTGCTCCTCAAGGATTTGCAGACCCAAATAAAGCATCAATAAAGCACCAGAAGGCAGAGTACACTGGGGTTTCACAGAGTAAAGGTATTACTTCAATTTACATACTTACGTCCTTTTTATCTTGTGGCAAAAGAAAAGGGTCCCTAACGCTAAGTCCAGCCACAATTGTCAGAATAGGATCAAAGCAGCGGAAGATAGCCCCCATTATCAACATTTTCCCAAGCTTAGGATCCAAGGGAAGCATTGCCAAAAACTCACCTGGTAGACAGCCAGAACAAACGTAATCAATGAATTTAACAATACAGATACATGAAAGAAACAGTTAATTGGCAGCACAAAAAAGTCACTAAAGTAGAAGACAAACCAAGATGGGTAAGATTTTCTCCCTCATCTAATGCTCCAATCATCTTCAAAAAATCAATAGCGTTTTGTACCTATATAAATTAAGTATACTCCTTGTCAAGTACAGATATAGAGTGAACAGATTATTGCATTTTCGAAGAAGTTAATGGAAATATTGCGGCATAAAGTCAATTTTATGAGCATACTTTGTTGAAAAAACGCCTACAGTCTTGGGGATTTTAGTGCATGATACATTAGAACAGATAATCTGCTACAATTGCACTAATAGATGATGTATCATAGAGAACATTGAGTAAAAGGTATAGATAATTACACTCATATATCTTTAAGGTATAGATTATTACACtcatatatctttgtatatgtgcattttattaaaaaagccAAAAGCTCTTGTTACACCTGCATCCTATATAACATTTtagaaattattataattatattataactgATAATATTATTCTTGTACGTGTTTTTCATTTCCAccttttatatattctattataaactaataaattaCAGTTACAACTTACACCTACAAACAAATCCTATTGGAATTCTatcaattgaaaataataattatttaattaaactcgtatcataataatcatacatgTATATTCATgtacaattatttattaaatcttcAGTTATAaacatatgattatatttatataacgattaattaatattaattaattgattgaggacatataacattaaaaaattaaaaataaacccGTTCTTGTTATGAGCTAGTTTCATATAATAAATTAAGGAGGCAATGGAAACCACACAATATCAAGCCCCTTCCCTCTCTTTCCTTCCCCTGTTATCTTTATAACCATTTGACCACAATCATAGCAAGTTGAAGCAAAAACATTAATGTTCTCACCCACTTATGAACTGGTAATGATGTATTCTGAATTTGGCCTCAGCCAATAAAAGTCTGTGAGGAACATGTGACTGCATACTCAAAAACCACATAAACTACTTTAAAATCCAAGCTTCTGTATCTTTCCATACATATCATCTAGAATCAGTAAGTTTTGCTTGTATGCAGAAAACGAGATGTGAATCACCCTGCATTTCACGAAGTGCACATTCGAAACACTTTAACCTCAGCATTTCATATCAGTTGCTTAGTCTTTACCTTAAAAGGGTAATATAAAAGTGCTTAGCAGCTTTATTTATGATCGGAAGGAGATCATGATTATTATAAACTATGGTTCAGACTCCCATAACAATCAGAATACATAAACACGTAGTACTAACTGAATCTCCACACATCATATCCCAAAAGATAACAGTGAACTGTTACTTACAGCTAATGGTGCTGGCGGCTGCAGAGCAGCTGACAAAAAATCTCCAATACTGCCAACCTGCAAACTTTTAATTTGCAAGCAAAGAGAATTTAGTGGGGTTCTCAGAAGCTCGGGGAGTTGATACTCAGCAAATGCTTCATAAACACATCGAGGATATAGATGGTAACATTCGCCTGGCTGCACACGACCAGCCCTACCTCTCCTCTGTTATACATACAGAGAGTATATGTTAAATGGCATAACATACATACattcatacatacatacacacatacatacatacatatatatatatatatatatatatagagagagagagagagagaggaacaCAGCTTACTTGCCGAGCAGAAGCTTGTGATATCCAAGAAGGCAACAAACAAGGGGTATTATTTAGGGCATCATAAGTAGTCTCCTTGGCTTTTCCACAATCAACCACAAAAACAACATCATTAATCGTAATACTTGCCTCTGCCATATTTGTAGCCAGTACAATTTTGCGTACATTTAGAGGTGGCTTCTCAAATATAAGTTTCTGCAAAATATTATCAGTACAGATAGTTAATGGAGTAATACACAACGTGGCGGAAAAATCGTAGTAAATAAACTACATAAATGTATATTAGAAGATGCCAGAGGAACATAAGATAGTAATTACTCTTGAACATAGACAATCATTTATAAGCAGGTTGGCAAGAAGCTAAATAGTAAACAATGCAATGCTCGCTGTTCATATTGCCTAATTAGCTATTTCCCGaatgttaatatataaaaaacagtAAAGAGGAGGGATAATACAGATGTAATATAGAAGTAACAGAAACAGGAAGCAACTACcacaataaataaaacaagtttatttccaaaaatagACATTACTTAGAAGAATAGAATATAGatgtttaataaaatcatataatacaCCACTTCATGAATTCACATAATTCAGAAACGTACACCAAtgtcctaatttttttttaataactagCAGAATATTCACCAACAAACTAGAGTTAATTAACTGTGCTACCTCTTACCACTCAGCAAGCACCCACCACCGAGACAATCTACAGCAAAAGAAACGATATGGCAACCAAACAGAGATAATGCAACTCCACGTAAAGATTAaaccaaaattatattttcacttGAATAATTGGCAAATCAAGATAAATGAACACACATATACTTATGATCCAAAATGAATTTAAGGCAGCAGAAAGAAAAAATAACGCTCAAAGGAACATATTAAATAGAATCTGTAAGAAACCTGTTCAGAGGTTGCCATGGAACCATGACATGTAAGCAACAATACTCTATTAGGGTCTCCCAAAAGAGGATGGGCTTTAACTTGATCCCTTAAACAACTAATATCCTCCCAGCCAGTCATAAATACTAATACAGCACCTGGACGCTCCTTTCGACATATATGGCACAAAACAGCCTCAATAAGATTAAATCCAATACAATCAGGTGACCAACAAGATAGTGAATCACGTGCCCTTGAGCTATATTTCTCAAAGCTTGATTTGTTCAGAGACTCCTGAGAAAGAGGAGTAAGAATATTTCAGGATAGGACGATGTGTAGTAAAGCTTTACACCTCATTACTTTAATCATTAAAGAATCTTCtcaaaaacaaagaaaagaaaaacacttCATAAAGTTCACAGTCCATTTTCCAGGAAATGGCTCAAATATTTCCCGAGTACAATTTAGAATGCCAAATCAGAAAAGAAAACAGTATATGTCCAAATATCTCCCCTGTCTGTGGGTTTAATAAGATTGGTGGACCCACAAAAGTTACGCTAGTTCTTCTACATTTGCCTTTGGCTTCTGTACTCAAACCAATCAAAATAACAGTTTTTATACcttgaaatatatttaagttaatgAAAAAGTAAGATCCCCAGATGATTAAAGCAGACGATAAGTCAAACTCATAATGGACATCACAAAATTTCAAAGTTCAACAAAACCCATAtccaaaaaatattacaaatccaCCCAAAATTTACAAAATGCTGGCAACACGCACCGCTCGCTCACTCCAGAT
This region includes:
- the LOC108208743 gene encoding DExH-box ATP-dependent RNA helicase DExH3: MHYRLAFFLLSRTTRTSLIHTLSSSSIYNLTPVCPPLFKLPTSPLYSPSCLFAGIALLGRRNFSGYAVEQFSDDEYECDHENHPASSSVANIDEWKWKLSLLLRNEKDIEIISRDKRDRRDYEQICNLAKRMGLYCELYGKVVVASKVPLPNYRPDLDDKRPQREVVVPLSLQRKIEGLLQEHLDRMHLISGEINSSASNIGASELDDYVNTGKNDDSFLDRSVMEKILIRQSLRMQNMQRAWQESPEGKQMLNLRRSLPAYREKDRLLQAIAQNQVIVISGETGCGKTTQLPQYILESETESGRGAFCNIICTQPRRISAMAVAERVSTERGEPLGNTIGYKVRLEGMKGKNTHLLFCTSGILLRRLLSDRNLNGVTHVFVDEIHERGMNEDFLLIVLKELLPRRRDLRLILMSATLNAELFSNFFGRAPVIHIPGFTHPVRAHFLEDVLEITGYKLTSFNQIDDYGQEKVWKTQKQLVPRKKKNQISALVEESLNKSSFEKYSSRARDSLSCWSPDCIGFNLIEAVLCHICRKERPGAVLVFMTGWEDISCLRDQVKAHPLLGDPNRVLLLTCHGSMATSEQKLIFEKPPLNVRKIVLATNMAEASITINDVVFVVDCGKAKETTYDALNNTPCLLPSWISQASARQRRGRAGRVQPGECYHLYPRCVYEAFAEYQLPELLRTPLNSLCLQIKSLQVGSIGDFLSAALQPPAPLAVQNAIDFLKMIGALDEGENLTHLGEFLAMLPLDPKLGKMLIMGAIFRCFDPILTIVAGLSVRDPFLLPQDKKDLAGTAKARYSAKDYSDHMALVRAFEGWKDAEREGSAYEYCWRNFLSAQTLQAIHSLRKQFNFILRDAGLLDADAGTNNRLSHNQSLVRAVICSGLFPGIASVVHRETSMSFKTMDDGQVLLYANSVNARYQTIPYPWLVFAEKVKVNTVLLRDSTGVSDSILILFGGNLHHGVQAGHLKMLEGYIDFFMDPSMAECYVKLKQELDNLLQKKLKDPGLDIHKEGKYLMLAVQELVSGDQCEGRFVFGRDCKKPKECSDSDRFTRDGANPKSLLQTLLMRAGHSPPKYKTKHLKTNEFRALVEFKGMQFVGKPKKNKQLAERDAAIEALAWLTHTSDKPDEEDNSPLDVTDNMLKLLGKRRRSKGRPG